A region of Piscinibacter gummiphilus DNA encodes the following proteins:
- the cbiB gene encoding adenosylcobinamide-phosphate synthase CbiB, protein MLPGLALVLAWALDAAFGEPRNAWHPVAWLGRVLGPIGRWLKTQPPRSAFAGGALVWLAMAAVLGMVAWQIEAVLATLPWWLGVPLLAVVLKPMFAWRMLRDEVAAVDGALAEGLPQARARLSRLVSRDVSAFGPADVRETAIETLAENLNDSLVAPLFWFAVAGLPGAVVYRLANTMDAMWGYRGAWEWAGKFAARADDVLSWIPARLTALLLAPGWRAGLWQEARRTPSPNGGWPMGAMALHLGVRLSKPGVYALNAGAASPGAGDLSRALRVAGRAAWAAVGVSLLAVAWRTA, encoded by the coding sequence ATGCTGCCCGGCCTCGCGCTCGTGCTCGCGTGGGCGCTCGACGCCGCGTTCGGCGAGCCGCGGAACGCGTGGCATCCGGTGGCGTGGCTGGGGCGGGTGCTGGGGCCGATCGGCCGCTGGCTGAAGACACAGCCGCCGCGTTCCGCCTTCGCGGGCGGGGCGCTCGTGTGGCTCGCGATGGCCGCGGTGCTGGGCATGGTCGCGTGGCAGATCGAGGCGGTGCTGGCGACACTGCCATGGTGGCTCGGCGTGCCACTGCTGGCTGTCGTGCTCAAGCCGATGTTCGCGTGGCGCATGCTGCGCGACGAGGTGGCGGCGGTGGACGGGGCGCTCGCCGAAGGCCTGCCGCAGGCCCGTGCGCGCCTGTCCCGCCTCGTGAGCCGCGACGTCTCCGCGTTCGGTCCGGCCGACGTGCGCGAGACGGCCATCGAGACCCTCGCCGAGAACCTCAACGACTCGCTCGTCGCGCCGCTCTTCTGGTTCGCCGTGGCCGGCCTGCCCGGCGCCGTGGTCTACCGCCTGGCCAACACGATGGACGCGATGTGGGGCTACCGTGGCGCGTGGGAATGGGCCGGCAAGTTCGCCGCGCGGGCCGACGACGTGCTGTCGTGGATTCCCGCCCGGTTGACGGCGCTGCTGCTGGCCCCCGGCTGGCGCGCCGGCCTGTGGCAAGAGGCCCGGCGCACGCCGTCGCCCAACGGCGGCTGGCCCATGGGCGCGATGGCGCTGCACCTCGGCGTGCGGCTGTCGAAGCCCGGGGTGTACGCGCTGAACGCCGGCGCCGCGTCGCCCGGGGCTGGCGACCTGTCGCGCGCGCTGCGGGTCGCGGGCCGTGCCGCGTGGGCGGCCGTGGGCGTCTCGTTGCTGGCCGTGGCCTGGAGGACCGCATGA
- a CDS encoding aminotransferase class I/II-fold pyridoxal phosphate-dependent enzyme, producing MTMDHGGPDALGAPRWDFSTNANACGPAPHVLAALREADPSRYPDPASTALRAALADFHDVRPERVVVAASASEFIGRLTAAVRLQSAHASVFAPVPGYADYARAADTWGLRRASLAGDASLVWFTEPASPTGRSARCPAVREGAVLVVDEAYAALRLEGEAPVLPAAAWRLVSPNKALGLTGVRGAYAIAPEGAETLLRSLDRLCPSWPLGVHGEAMLREWITPATVRWVEESRSTLLAWKASQLALGEELGWVQDASVTPFYVARWPGRDVQEVLDRLRARGIKLRDTTSLGLPGAVRVGVRPPDAQAALRDVWFEVTA from the coding sequence ATGACGATGGACCACGGCGGACCGGATGCCCTCGGCGCGCCGCGCTGGGACTTCTCCACGAACGCCAACGCGTGCGGCCCCGCGCCCCACGTGCTGGCCGCGCTGCGGGAGGCCGACCCGTCGCGTTACCCCGACCCGGCGTCCACCGCGTTGCGCGCCGCGCTGGCCGACTTCCACGACGTGCGCCCCGAGCGCGTCGTGGTGGCCGCCAGTGCCAGCGAGTTCATCGGCCGGCTGACCGCCGCGGTGCGGCTGCAGTCGGCCCACGCGAGCGTGTTCGCGCCGGTGCCGGGGTATGCCGACTACGCCCGTGCCGCGGACACCTGGGGCCTGCGCCGCGCGTCGCTCGCGGGCGATGCGTCGCTCGTGTGGTTCACCGAACCGGCGAGCCCCACGGGCCGCTCGGCGCGCTGCCCGGCGGTGCGCGAGGGCGCCGTGCTCGTGGTCGACGAAGCCTATGCCGCGCTGCGCCTGGAGGGCGAGGCTCCGGTGCTGCCCGCGGCGGCCTGGCGGCTCGTGTCGCCCAACAAGGCACTGGGCCTGACCGGCGTGCGCGGTGCGTACGCCATCGCCCCCGAGGGCGCGGAGACGCTGCTGCGCTCGCTCGACCGCCTGTGTCCGTCGTGGCCGCTGGGTGTCCACGGCGAGGCGATGCTGCGCGAGTGGATCACGCCCGCCACGGTGCGCTGGGTCGAGGAGAGCCGCTCGACGCTGCTCGCGTGGAAGGCATCGCAGCTGGCGCTGGGCGAGGAACTCGGCTGGGTGCAGGACGCGAGTGTCACGCCGTTCTACGTGGCGCGCTGGCCGGGCCGGGACGTGCAGGAGGTGCTGGACCGGCTGCGCGCGCGGGGCATCAAGCTGCGCGACACCACCTCCCTCGGCTTGCCCGGCGCCGTGCGTGTGGGGGTTCGCCCGCCCGATGCCCAGGCCGCGCTGCGCGACGTGTGGTTCGAGGTGACGGCATGA